The Pan paniscus chromosome 22, NHGRI_mPanPan1-v2.0_pri, whole genome shotgun sequence genomic interval CATCTTCATTAatgaggaagttgaggcacagaaaggctaaGAAATAGTTGGTAAGTGACAGGATTTAAAGTAGGACTCAAACCCTAATTGAACTGAATCCAAAGACTGAGCTCTTTCTATTCAAATAGGCTGCTGTTTTCATTAAGGCAATGAGCAATCAGAGCTAGTAAGTATTGtactttcttcaaaaaaaaaaataagtatttgttttGAAGGCAGAGGAAAAACATGCTATTCATTTTTTACAGTTACATGAATGATTGTATGTTTTGAGATGTTGCACTACAGTTTCCTGAAAAGTCCTCTTACTCTCATAGAACTGCTCTACATTTGGCCTGTGCCAGTGGCCATGTGAAAGTGGTCACTCTCCTGGTTAACAGAAAATGCCAGATTGATATCTGtgacaaagaaaatagaataccTTTGATACAGGTATATTAGAGCCAACTCTTTTAGCATGacatggatttgatttgcatacatagaattaaaataaattgatcTCATTTACATATAACTAGTTGGTGAAACCTGTGGAATGTGTATTTTGAATTCTTGGAATTTACAATCTATTTCTTGGTCTAATACGGACAGGCTGTCCATTGCCAGGAAGAGGCTTGTGCCGTTATTCTGCTGGAACATGGCACCAATCCAAACCTTAAGGATATGTACGGCAACACTGCTCTCCATTATGCTGTGTATAGTGAGAGCACCTCACTGGCAGAAAAACTGCTTTTCAATGGTGCAGATATTGAAGCACTGGACAAGGTATAGATCAATCAactttctttccaaaatatttgttttaacatTGACATAGGTAAGGGtcatttttttatatttggaAGCTCAACCATTCCCTGAAtgcaaatgcaaattattttgaaataattgtctaagattttattttaaatattgatactTTTAAAGGACCATTAAAGGGTATGGCTTTATAAAATgcactttggaaaatatttgtgaatttgttAAAGGTAAAaccttttcaactttttttctgtGGAGGGTTATTCtttcctccccccccccccccccaattaGTGTAAAACAACACAGGAAAGAAATTATGCCCTGGAAATAGGCTTTTTCTTAAAACTCAAACAAAACTAAAGCAAATAAGTGGACATGTTGCTGCTGCTAATTTTCTGAAAAACCGATGTATCATCTCTCAGTGGCACAAGGCTTAACAGGGGAAAatgggaagggaaaaggagagcAATCAGAAATATGCAGGTCACTTGGAAATTAGGTAATGAGAGAAAATGccaagaatagttttttttttctcttagtttgtTGTTCTTCCAGTTTAtgcctaaaacttaaagtatagtaataataatttaaaaaaagcaccCCCAAAGCAACCAACCAATCCAAGAAAAAATACGTCTCAGGGTTCTGTTGGTCCTCTTGCATGGGCGGCCCTGCCCCCCTGTTCTGGCCCGGCTCAAGCACCCTCCACCCTACCCCAGCCTGCTCGAAGGAGCCCTGTCTACCAGAGCAGAGGGCTCCCTCTCCCAGGCTCTATCACTCTGGCTCTCtagctctctcaccctctctctatTTCTCTTATTCCCCCTCCATCTCATGCTCTTtctgtcactctctctctttcgctctctctctctccttcctgtctctctctatatCGCAGTCtctctccctcagtttctatctctccatccctctTTCCCTTGCTCTCCTTCAAGCTGTAtctttgtgtatctgtgtgtgtctgtgtgcccacGCGCATGCACCCATGTGTGTCTGTGGGTTTGCTCGTGGTGGTGGTGAGGTGTGTCTGGCTGTCCATCAGCCTCTCTCTCCCGGGATCAGTCTGCCAGCTCTAGTGGCAGCGCCGGGCAAAGCAGCTCCTCCCACTCACTTGGCCACGGGCCATGTCCTTGTCGGGACAAGCGACACTGTTAGTGACATTGTGAGAGAAAGGGCTCGTAGGGCTAGGGCGGCTGTTCACCCCTGGGCAGCCCTGGTAGCTCTGGGTGGGTGAGGAAAGAGGGGGCCTTGCAGGTGGGGCGGCAAGGGAACCAAAACAATCCCTCGGGCGGCAAGGAGGAGGACAGGAGGGTATCCCAGGACCGTGGGCCCAGGGCCCTGAGGGCTGGGAGCACAAACTGTCCTGAGCAGGCGCGATGTGGTGGAAGCTTGGGAGCTCAGGAGCCTGGGGAAGGCCTGGAGCGTCGGAAGAATGGAGGCCACCCAGAGAGCCCGAAGTCTGGGCAGGGGATGGAAACCTCTGGCGTCCCCACTCAACAGCAGGGTGCCACCACGGCGGTCCAGTGCATGGCCTCGCCAGCGATGGCGGGAGGCTCTTGGAGGCTGGCGGAAGGTCCAGCGTGGAGACCCACAGTGCTGGGGCGTGGAGGGGGAGAGCAGCCCAGCAGCGGGCGAGTGGCTCGGGGTGACCGATCGGAGCCCCGCGGCCCTGGAGTGGCGGTGATGCCTGGAGCCAGGCAGGCGTGGCCGGGCCCGGCTCTTGTGTCAGCCAGGTATCACTGCCGCTGTCTAAGGCCTTACCGCCTTGAAGACGCCTGCTCTCCTCTGGTCTGTGAAGCTACGCA includes:
- the LOC134729752 gene encoding putative ankyrin repeat domain-containing protein 20A5, translating into MVLDSIDHVYMGSGYRIRDSELQKIHKVAVKGDATEVERCLARRSRDLDALDKQQRTALHLACASGHVKVVTLLVNRKCQIDICDKENRIPLIQAVHCQEEACAVILLEHGTNPNLKDMYGNTALHYAVYSESTSLAEKLLFNGADIEALDKV